Below is a window of bacterium DNA.
TAAAGAAGGATCTTTTAGGAATTTACGTAGTGGATGCAATCTTGGCGGTGTTGACATTCTTTCCAGTAAGTGTTTGGATATATGTCTACTCTAAAGGGATTAAGTTTTCGTTTCGAAGTCTTAAAAGTATGTTTTTATATTCTCTTCCACTTGTACCTAACATGGCTTTTTACTGGATGCGAACTATGCTTGACAGGTGGATAATTTTGCCTATGTTAGGAAAAGGAGCAGTTGGAGTATTTGGATTTGCGATTACAATATCAAGTGTGGTATCATTCCTGCTTTTGGCGACAGTTAATCTTGCGTGGACACCTTATGCTTTTTCGATTAAGGATAAGCCCGATCTTCACAGAATTACCTCAAGGTTGCTGACCTATGTGCTTTTTCTTGTGGGCTGGGCGCTTATTGTGCTTGGCGGAGGGGCAAATGAGTTGCTTCACGTGATAACAAAAAAACCTGAATATTGGAGCGCAGCGCCCTTGGTTCCGATTCTTCTTGTTGCAATGGGGTTTATGGGTGTTTTCAATATAGTAGGTACTCCATGCCAGATTGCGAGGAAAACGATATATTTCACTATTACATCAATTGTTGGAGCTATTATAGTTGTTGCGATGAATATTTTTCTGATCCCCTTGATGGGGCTTTATGCTTC
It encodes the following:
- a CDS encoding oligosaccharide flippase family protein, whose translation is MMALKDFKVLSKDTLIYGIGNAADRMIQIVLLPLFAAYLSIDKYGIRSLTIPAYEFLKIIILLCIDQAVIADYFKVKTEAEQRNVISTGFTFSVVTSIAVGVLGYFFAGPFVKAIKFVAPESVLILKFFSIFTAFSCPSFVFLSFLRCERKPWAYMFFTIIKAIVKVGLIVFFLAFLKKDLLGIYVVDAILAVLTFFPVSVWIYVYSKGIKFSFRSLKSMFLYSLPLVPNMAFYWMRTMLDRWIILPMLGKGAVGVFGFAITISSVVSFLLLATVNLAWTPYAFSIKDKPDLHRITSRLLTYVLFLVGWALIVLGGGANELLHVITKKPEYWSAAPLVPILLVAMGFMGVFNIVGTPCQIARKTIYFTITSIVGAIIVVAMNIFLIPLMGLYAS